The DNA sequence GCAGCAACCATTATTTCAACCGGAACCGGTGGTGCCTGGAGTAACCCGGCAACTTGGGTTGGAAGAACTGTTCCTGTTGCTGGTGATGATGTGACCATCGTTTCGGGAGCTATGGTTATTATTGATTCTGATATTACCGTAGGAACTTTAACTGTTTCGGGAACGCTGCAATTTAATGAGTTGACACCTCAGGTCTTAACTGCGAATAACATCATCACCGTAAATGCTAAAGGTATATTCCGGAGCGCCCCTTCAGGAACTGTAAAAACGCATCAGTTAATTGCCCAGAGCAGTATTATTAACAATGGAACAATCGATTTTAGTTCCAATTTAAATGAAACGGGTGTCGAAATTATTTTTACGGGTTCGGGTAATGCAATCTTTAGCTGTAGTGATGCGGTTTTGACCAATTTGCGAAAAACCAATGGTTTAATGCTGAATAAAGGAACTTCTGCAGCATCGGTACTTTCGTTTATGCCTGGAAATACTTTTCAGGTTTTGTCAAATGGAGATTCAGGTGCAAGTGGATTTTTATCTATCGTTAACGGAACTTTTAACATTATCGGGTCAAGGAACTTCAGTAATCCGGTATTTAACACCGATGGAAATTATACGATTCCGGCGACGGGTGGTTTTTGGCTGGGAAACCAGAATGCAACTGTAATTGCGATGAATGGCACTGTTACAGTACTGGGCGAACTGAAAATTGCGAACGGAACGTATTCTGTTGGAATTTCCGGATCGAACTCGTTGGAAATCCTGAATGACGGGCAATTTAAAATGTCCGGAGGAATCCTGAATATTTCGGGTAAATTAAAAATTGATGGTGGCGCTGGTAGCGTTTCCGGAGGAAAAATTAACCTGGCACCCAGGAGAAATTTGGCAAATGTTGAACCTACAATTCATATTTCTGCCGATGCCCGATTTGAAATGTATGGAGTTCCGCTGATTACCCTGGCATTTCCAAATTCTAATCCTATTCCTTCCAACGATATTCAGATTTTAGATGGTAGTGGATTTAAATCGATAAAAGGTGGAACCATTCAGTTGGGAACCGAAGCTACACCTGTCGGAAGTACTTTCCTGATCAATGCCAACACAATACTGAGTCAACTGACCGCTTTTAGCGCTTGTACGATTCATGCGGTAAACACTTCAGATGCTGATGTTACCAATACTCCGATCGGCTCATTACCAGTAATTCCATTCGATCTGATCGCTCCCGAACTTACAGCCCCGGCTAAAATTACAATTCAGTGCGGCGAGACGATCCCGGCAGCGTATGCCACATTCCAGGAGTTTACCAATGCAGGTGGTTCGGCTACTGACAATTGTACCCTTAAACCAGCCAGTTTTAAACTGATAAGCCAAGTTCAAAGCAAAACGAATTGTCCATATACCATTTCGCGGACTTATGAGATTTCGGATGTCTCTGGAAATGTTGGCAAAGCAGAACAACAGATTGTTGTGGAAGGTGAGTCCATTACATCACAGCCAGAAGTAATTGCTGAAAGTCCGGTTAAAGAGGAGTTGAAATTAAAATCGGCAATGGCTGTTTATACAGCTACTCAAAATGGAAACTGGAATGATCCTGCAACCTGGGGAAATTCAGGGCCACCGACCTCCGCTGACGACGTCAATACAGCTAGTTATACAGTAACTGTTAATGCTGATTCTTCTTGTAAAAATATCACGATTGGAGCCGGAGGAACTTTAAACCATAGTGGTACAAATACTTTAACGGTTACCGGAGACTGGACCAACAATGGAACATATAATGCAGGAACAGGAATTGTTTCTTTCTCAAACACCGGATCCACGATTAATGGTGCCACAACATTTGGAATCCTTGTTATTAATTCAGGATCAAATGTTAATTCAAACATTATTGTAAATTCAGATTTAACAATCAATGATCTGCAGTTAATTAATGGATTATTAAAGATTAACGGGGGAACAACCACAATTACAGCGCTGAATGAACCAACTGTAAATCCAATACATAATACAATCCCCAAATCTGCAGGTTTGGAAGTTAATTCAGGAGGAAAATTGGTAACCCAGGACTTCACGATTAACAACAAAGGGTTGATTAGAATTAATTCTGGAACAGCCAATTTTGGCAATTCTACAGGAAACAGTGTTGAAACCAACACAGATGGAGCCTTTATTGTAGAAGGTGGTGGAACAGTTAATATAGCAGGGCGTTTACACAATTCGGCTTCCGGAACTGTTTTTGGAACAAGTTATACCTCGGGAATTACCATTTCTTCGGGTACAGTTACATTGAGTACAAAGGGAAATGCCTTAAGCAATGTGGGCTCTTTAAACGTAACTTCAGCCGGAACTTTTAATTTTAATGGAGGTACAATAATATTTCAGAATGCCAGCACTGCCACAACAGAATTAGACCTTGGGCTACTTAATGGAACCGGGACAAAAAATATTTCAGGAGGAACTTTTCAGTTTGGAAACGGTTCTCCTTCAGGTGAAACGTATAATATAATAAGTGAAATCCCCCTTTATAACTTGAAAACAAACGGCAATGCTAACATTGCATTAGGAAGTACTTTAATCTTGGGAAATCCACTTACCCTTAATGGTGCCAGCAAATTATTTTTAAATGGAAATTCAATTCAAATACCTGTTTCTGCAACCGGCACTTATACTTTCCCTATTACTGATGCCAGCGGAACGGCAATCCCGGTTACAGTAAATCTTACCGGTGGCAGTGGTGCAATTGCAGCTGGAGCATATATCGAGATAAAAACTTTTGATACGAAATATCCAGATAACGACAATGTTGCCAATTATTTAAATCGTTACTGGACCTTAACCACCAGCGGAATTACCAGCCCAATCTATACTGTTAATGCCACTTATTTGTCTTCCGATTTGCATAACACACCAGCTCATCTTACCGCTGCAAGTTATCTATCTCCAACATGGACAAAAATACCTGGGGCAACCATTGCTGGCAATGTGATTTCTTTTAGCAGCAATGTAACTAGTTTGGAATTTACGGCTTTGGATGCACCAACCATAACGATTACAAATGCTGATCCTGAAGTTATTTGCAACAACTCGGCAGTAACTTTATCAACAACTACCACGGCTGATCCACCAGCTTTAGCTTCCTATTCGTGGTCGTCCAATCCTGCCGGATTCACTGGTTCTACCCAAGACCTTACAATAACACCAACCATTGCAGGTACTTATACCTTTACTATCACGGTAACCGATGGAAACGGATTTACAGCAACGGATGCAACTACAGTTACCGTCAACCCGTTGCCAGTGATCAACAACATTACACTGGCAGCCATTTGCAGTGGCGGAGCATTTACCGTAACGCCTGCCAATGGTGCTGACGGAATAGTTCCTGTAGGAACAACTTACACCTGGATTGCCCCAACGGTTACAGGCATTACGGGTGCCGTAGCCGGAACTAATGCTGCCAGTATCAGCGGCACATTGACCAATACAACCAATGCACCGATTAATGTTGTTTATACCGTAACGCCAACGTCGGGCAGTTGTGCAGGTTCAACTTTTACGGTAACAGTGCCTGTTAACCCGAAGCCCGCGATCAACAACATTACACTGGCAGCTATTTGCAGCGGCGGAGCATTTACTGTAACGCCTGCCAATGGCACCGACGGAATAGTCCCAGCAGGAACGACCTATAGTTGGGCTGCCCCAGCAGTAGCTGGTATTACCGGAACTGTTGCCGGAACTAATGCTGCCAGCATCAGCGGCACATTGACCAATACAACCAATGCTCTGATTAATGTTGTTTATACCGTAACACCAATATCAGGCAGTTGTGCAGGTTCAACTTTTACGGTAACAGTGCCTGTTAACCCGAAGCCCGCGATCAACAACATTACACTGGCGACTATTTGTAGTGGTGGAACATTTACTACAACACCAGTCAATGGAACAGATGGAATAGTCCCCACCGGAACGACCTATAGTTGGGCTGCGCCAACAGTAGCTGGTATTACCGGAGCAGTTGCCGGAATTGATGCTGCCAGTATCAGTGGCACATTGACTAATACAACTAATTCAAACATCAATGTTGTTTACTCGGTGATTCCAACATCGGGCGGTTGTTTCGGAGCAAGTTTTTCGGTAACAGTAACTGTTTACCCATTACCAACTGTCACAGCCCCACCTGATAAGACCTATTGCATGGGAGAAACAACTCTTGCGATCCCTTTAGTAGGAGTGCCTTCTGGTGTCGTTTTTGATATTAGCGGGGGAGCTACTATTGGCTTGACCAATAAAACTGGAGTTACTCAAATTCCTTCGTATGCGGCAACTACAGGTTCGGCCACGATAACCATCACGCCCAGAGCCAATGGGTGTACCGGTACGCCAGTTACTTTTAATGTCGCAGTTAACCCAAGACCAAACATTCATTTATCGGCTAGTGCACGAACCATTTGCTCGGGGGAAAGCACAAACATTAGTATAAGCAGTACAACTCCCGGGGCTACGTTTAGCTGGGATGTGTATAGTATGACCGGAACAATCTCAGGTGCAGGTAGCGGAACAGGAAACCTGCTTAACCAAACGTTACTTAACAATGCTCCCACATCCGGAACGGTTGTCTATCAGGTTACTGCATCAACGGGGACTTGTGAAGGTGCCACTATTAATTTGACTGTGAATGTACATCCTGCTGTTTCTGCAATTATTGCCGGAACAACAACGGTATGCCAGGATGATAGCCCTGCTCCCTCAATTACGTTTACTGCAAGCGGGGGTACTGCTCCTTATACCTTTACCTATACGATTAATGGTGGTGCAAACCAGCAGGTCGTTGCCAATTCAGGAAGTACGGCAACCGTGACGGCGCCAACCAATGTTGCCGGAACTTTTGTTTATCAGTTGGTTAGTGTAGCTGGCTCTACCGGATGTGCTTATCCGCAAACAGGAACTGCTACCGTAACTGTAAACCCAAAACCTGTTTTAACAAGCACCTTAACACCTCCGGGTATTTGCAGCAATACCTCGTTTAATTATACTCATATAAGTTCACTACTGAATACTGATTTCCATTGGGTTCGCGAAGTGGTTCTGGGTATTAGCAATCCCCGAGAAGAGGGAGATAACATCTATCCTGATGAAACTCTTGTAAATACCACAACCAGCCCGATAGAGGTTGTTTATACATACACATTAACAGCTAATGAATGTACCAATGTTCAGTATGTAAAGGTGATGGTTACCCAATCTCCAGTTTTAATGAGCACACTAACACCGGCCACCATCTGCAGTGGAACAACATTTAGCTATACTCCTACCAGTAATATTAATCCTGGAACTTCTTTCTCATGGACGCGTGCTGCAGATGGTTATGGCAATAGTGCCAAGTCAGGAACAGGAAATCCAAATGAAATACTATATAATAATTCAACCAGTGCAATTTCTGTTATTTATCATTATTCCTTAAGTTCCAATGGGTGTACTAATCCATTAGATTATCAGGTTATTGTGTCTGTTATACCTGCCCCAATAGTAACTGCCAGCGCGTCAGAATATAATATTTGTCCAGGAACTAAAGTAGACCTTTTCTCCGGTTCTAATATTTCCTCAGGGCTTCCAACAACAATTTTAACTGAAAATTTTAACGGGACACCTAGTGGCTGGATAATAACTCCCACAACTGGAGAAGCTGCATGGACTTCTCAAATAGATGGATACGACTACATCTTGTATATTGATCATAAAAAACCAAAATGGACGGAAACGATTCATAATGTATTTCACTCCAACGACAATAGTACGTTCTATTTGTCCAATAACCATGCTGATGGAGGTGGTACAGATTCACGATTAGTCACGCCTAAATTCAGTACGAATGGGT is a window from the Aquipluma nitroreducens genome containing:
- a CDS encoding PKD-like domain-containing protein; this translates as MFIFNKISSGEPGLFFVVALWMLICYALLNNRHTSWLHTCCLFFEQLASSIYKKYNVILKGQFPNSSTGPCLFSVIYPQGFTPDRKSSRPDFRALLSGSVQKTGFLLGIFVVFSFSNLDAATIISTGTGGAWSNPATWVGRTVPVAGDDVTIVSGAMVIIDSDITVGTLTVSGTLQFNELTPQVLTANNIITVNAKGIFRSAPSGTVKTHQLIAQSSIINNGTIDFSSNLNETGVEIIFTGSGNAIFSCSDAVLTNLRKTNGLMLNKGTSAASVLSFMPGNTFQVLSNGDSGASGFLSIVNGTFNIIGSRNFSNPVFNTDGNYTIPATGGFWLGNQNATVIAMNGTVTVLGELKIANGTYSVGISGSNSLEILNDGQFKMSGGILNISGKLKIDGGAGSVSGGKINLAPRRNLANVEPTIHISADARFEMYGVPLITLAFPNSNPIPSNDIQILDGSGFKSIKGGTIQLGTEATPVGSTFLINANTILSQLTAFSACTIHAVNTSDADVTNTPIGSLPVIPFDLIAPELTAPAKITIQCGETIPAAYATFQEFTNAGGSATDNCTLKPASFKLISQVQSKTNCPYTISRTYEISDVSGNVGKAEQQIVVEGESITSQPEVIAESPVKEELKLKSAMAVYTATQNGNWNDPATWGNSGPPTSADDVNTASYTVTVNADSSCKNITIGAGGTLNHSGTNTLTVTGDWTNNGTYNAGTGIVSFSNTGSTINGATTFGILVINSGSNVNSNIIVNSDLTINDLQLINGLLKINGGTTTITALNEPTVNPIHNTIPKSAGLEVNSGGKLVTQDFTINNKGLIRINSGTANFGNSTGNSVETNTDGAFIVEGGGTVNIAGRLHNSASGTVFGTSYTSGITISSGTVTLSTKGNALSNVGSLNVTSAGTFNFNGGTIIFQNASTATTELDLGLLNGTGTKNISGGTFQFGNGSPSGETYNIISEIPLYNLKTNGNANIALGSTLILGNPLTLNGASKLFLNGNSIQIPVSATGTYTFPITDASGTAIPVTVNLTGGSGAIAAGAYIEIKTFDTKYPDNDNVANYLNRYWTLTTSGITSPIYTVNATYLSSDLHNTPAHLTAASYLSPTWTKIPGATIAGNVISFSSNVTSLEFTALDAPTITITNADPEVICNNSAVTLSTTTTADPPALASYSWSSNPAGFTGSTQDLTITPTIAGTYTFTITVTDGNGFTATDATTVTVNPLPVINNITLAAICSGGAFTVTPANGADGIVPVGTTYTWIAPTVTGITGAVAGTNAASISGTLTNTTNAPINVVYTVTPTSGSCAGSTFTVTVPVNPKPAINNITLAAICSGGAFTVTPANGTDGIVPAGTTYSWAAPAVAGITGTVAGTNAASISGTLTNTTNALINVVYTVTPISGSCAGSTFTVTVPVNPKPAINNITLATICSGGTFTTTPVNGTDGIVPTGTTYSWAAPTVAGITGAVAGIDAASISGTLTNTTNSNINVVYSVIPTSGGCFGASFSVTVTVYPLPTVTAPPDKTYCMGETTLAIPLVGVPSGVVFDISGGATIGLTNKTGVTQIPSYAATTGSATITITPRANGCTGTPVTFNVAVNPRPNIHLSASARTICSGESTNISISSTTPGATFSWDVYSMTGTISGAGSGTGNLLNQTLLNNAPTSGTVVYQVTASTGTCEGATINLTVNVHPAVSAIIAGTTTVCQDDSPAPSITFTASGGTAPYTFTYTINGGANQQVVANSGSTATVTAPTNVAGTFVYQLVSVAGSTGCAYPQTGTATVTVNPKPVLTSTLTPPGICSNTSFNYTHISSLLNTDFHWVREVVLGISNPREEGDNIYPDETLVNTTTSPIEVVYTYTLTANECTNVQYVKVMVTQSPVLMSTLTPATICSGTTFSYTPTSNINPGTSFSWTRAADGYGNSAKSGTGNPNEILYNNSTSAISVIYHYSLSSNGCTNPLDYQVIVSVIPAPIVTASASEYNICPGTKVDLFSGSNISSGLPTTILTENFNGTPSGWIITPTTGEAAWTSQIDGYDYILYIDHKKPKWTETIHNVFHSNDNSTFYLSNNHADGGGTDSRLVTPKFSTNGYTSVTLTFWHHYSDGNKSKAFVDWSTNGATWTNLQTFDNSDYGTTDGFVQAVVPIPVGHPSVYIRFRHQADDDYWWAIDNVSITGVLQVTPAILWTSSTSSWTSTLKDPTGVSPAETTTYTVTYTDTNTGCSGSASTTVNVYPTPDATIHADYCVASPKIRLTTGAFSTYSWSPLPLGETNGKQYIDIDIAGIYTVNVTDAHGCSGTASINVSNEYVVNGSFNSGTAGFITDYLPRANLSSGTRVVNGITYTGGEGFFAVGSDAHDYHTNFWGWDHTVHDGNAPNNFLIVNGVGNTLRVWEETVTVAPNTNYYFSAWAINLNDVGPNSTYWPRLQFFINDDNSTSTIAQLGKGITGSSQNNPWLDKDRFYGVWNSGSNTTAKITIKQLNAEAAGNDFGIDDISFGILDPSPAAISPSKGGDVCAGESINLHANVTGGKEPILFSWSGPNGYTSHDSIPVIPNATIAYSGTYTLTVSDWYGCAIAPKTVDVVVYPAPTVNAGPDQLYGCSATSVFTLNGSVGGSATSGTWTTSGDGTFDDIHSMTAVYTIGTNDITAGSVTLTLTTDDPTGPCVPVSDDMVITIHRSPELTVVVANPLCAGYSDGSATASVTNGTAPYTYLWSDGQTTAKATDLADGTYTVTVTDANNCTDTKSIVVVEPTPLVVSPASFTPPTCYGGNDGTATVNAEGGTEPYVYQWDAATGNQTTKTAVGLKVGIYLFTVTDANGCNITSDFVLVTQPEPPDLFCPMDPEAVQAAAGETTADVILDDPIYDPDCQILSWTMSGATVSATANLGVVPSPYTFNVGTTTVEYKAVDVANNVLTCTFDVVVTGGGADLAITKTVNPSPVNTGDQLVYTITVTNAGPSEATAVKIADVVAVLPSPEFTTDLVNEPWKPWVTPYDAGNIASGGSATIYIRGAVPITQCAAIGNTATVTSDTNDDDLTNNSATITTTVTDNQPPTFTLPVTPLPYCVSTIQSAVYNPTPTAVPPGYPEYNDLTTPRPEYYQFTKGSTIFDLDPAIGANNFEDNCCPVGSLILHWRIDIADTPDPLNPAPAKISYAPITGTDQPSKHDDFRLPGDGVTFTDVIHQISYWLEDCTGPPGNMSPEQSRSIIISPRPNIIKMP